In Pasteurella multocida subsp. multocida OH4807, a genomic segment contains:
- a CDS encoding hypothetical protein (COG1173 ABC-type dipeptide/oligopeptide/nickel transport systems, permease components) → MLNNKKDTELLEAVTEKLDTIEGRSLWQDARRRFFHNKAALVSLFILFCISLFVIFAPMLVPYPYDELDFSAISTAPEWETMHYFGTDASGRDLLVRVAIGGRISLLVGIAGALIAVLVGTLYGATSGYIGGKVDTFMMRFLEILNSFPFMFFVILLVTFFGRNIFLIFVAIGMVSWLDMARIVRGQTLSLKQKEFIEAAIVCGVSSRQIVWRHIVPNVLGVVVVYASLLVPGMILFESFLSFLGLGTQEPLSSWGGLLNDGAKSMEAAPWLLVFPALFLVITLFCFNFIGDGLRDALDPKDR, encoded by the coding sequence ATGTTAAACAATAAAAAAGATACTGAGCTACTTGAAGCGGTAACCGAAAAACTGGATACCATTGAAGGTCGTAGTTTATGGCAAGATGCTCGCCGTCGCTTTTTCCACAATAAAGCGGCATTGGTCAGTTTATTTATTCTCTTTTGTATCAGCCTTTTCGTGATTTTTGCGCCTATGCTGGTGCCTTACCCTTATGATGAATTAGACTTTAGCGCAATTTCAACCGCACCAGAATGGGAAACAATGCACTATTTTGGGACTGACGCCTCGGGCCGTGACTTACTCGTGCGTGTGGCAATCGGTGGACGCATTTCATTATTAGTGGGCATAGCTGGGGCGTTGATCGCCGTTTTAGTCGGCACATTATATGGCGCAACGTCAGGCTATATTGGTGGCAAAGTCGATACCTTTATGATGCGCTTCCTTGAGATCCTCAACTCATTCCCATTTATGTTCTTCGTTATCTTGTTGGTCACTTTCTTCGGTCGCAACATTTTCCTCATTTTCGTAGCGATTGGAATGGTGTCTTGGCTTGATATGGCAAGGATTGTACGCGGTCAAACGTTGAGTTTGAAACAAAAAGAATTTATTGAAGCGGCTATCGTATGTGGTGTTTCTTCCCGCCAAATTGTCTGGCGCCATATCGTGCCGAACGTACTTGGTGTCGTGGTGGTTTATGCTTCATTGCTTGTACCAGGTATGATCTTATTTGAATCATTCTTAAGTTTCTTAGGTTTAGGGACACAAGAGCCACTCAGTAGTTGGGGCGGGTTATTAAATGACGGTGCAAAATCAATGGAAGCCGCACCTTGGTTATTGGTTTTCCCTGCTCTATTCTTAGTGATTACACTATTTTGTTTTAACTTTATCGGTGACGGTTTGCGTGACGCACTAGACCCGAAAGATCGCTAA
- the oppD gene encoding oligopeptide transporter ATP-binding component (COG0444 ABC-type dipeptide/oligopeptide/nickel transport system, ATPase component), which translates to MTTNDLLLDVQDLRVTFKTPDGDVTAVNNLTFSLKAGETLGIVGESGSGKSQTAFALMGLLADNGRIAGSAKFNGQEILNLPEAQLNRLRAEQIAMIFQDPMTSLNPYMKIGEQLMEVLILHKGMDRKTAFEESVRMLDAVKMPESRKRMNMYPHEFSGGMRQRVMIAMALLCRPKLLIADEPTTALDVTVQAQIMTLLNELKREFNTAIIMITHDLGVVAGICDNVLVMYAGRTMEYGTAEQIFYTPSHPYSMGLIGAVPRVDGQEEELITIPGNPPNLLHLPSGCPFQPRCVHATERCLKAPSLDLLPDQRLRACFVPAEQLIRGNA; encoded by the coding sequence ATGACAACAAATGACTTACTACTCGATGTTCAAGACTTGCGTGTTACTTTTAAAACCCCAGATGGCGATGTAACTGCGGTCAATAATTTAACCTTTTCATTAAAAGCGGGCGAAACCTTAGGGATCGTGGGTGAATCAGGCTCAGGCAAATCACAAACCGCATTCGCCTTAATGGGCTTACTGGCAGATAACGGTCGCATTGCAGGCTCTGCAAAATTCAACGGTCAAGAAATTTTAAATTTACCAGAGGCACAACTTAACCGCTTACGTGCAGAACAAATTGCGATGATCTTCCAAGATCCAATGACCTCGCTTAACCCTTATATGAAAATTGGCGAGCAATTAATGGAAGTGCTGATTTTACATAAAGGAATGGATCGCAAAACCGCATTTGAAGAATCCGTGCGTATGCTCGATGCGGTAAAAATGCCTGAATCTCGCAAACGTATGAATATGTATCCACACGAATTTTCAGGCGGTATGCGCCAACGTGTAATGATTGCGATGGCATTGCTGTGTCGCCCGAAATTATTAATTGCGGATGAGCCAACGACTGCGTTGGACGTAACGGTTCAAGCACAAATTATGACCTTATTGAATGAACTAAAACGCGAGTTTAATACTGCAATTATTATGATTACTCACGACCTTGGTGTCGTGGCAGGAATTTGCGATAACGTCTTGGTTATGTACGCAGGTCGTACAATGGAATACGGCACTGCGGAGCAAATTTTCTATACCCCAAGCCACCCGTATTCAATGGGCTTAATTGGTGCAGTACCACGTGTTGACGGACAAGAAGAAGAGTTGATTACCATTCCTGGTAACCCACCGAACTTGTTGCATTTACCAAGTGGCTGTCCATTCCAACCACGCTGTGTCCACGCCACTGAACGCTGCTTAAAAGCACCAAGTTTAGATTTATTACCGGACCAACGTTTACGCGCGTGCTTTGTCCCTGCGGAGCAATTAATAAGAGGTAACGCATAA